In Anaerolineae bacterium, a single genomic region encodes these proteins:
- a CDS encoding UvrD-helicase domain-containing protein, protein MDFLAELNEAQQEAVTTVEGPILALAGPGSGKTRALTHRIAYLIRAGHVAPWQIVAVTFTNKAAREMRSRLEEMLSAPQVSRLSVGTFHALCARWLRQEVEVLGQYDRNFVIFDSNDQLAVVKRALRELDLDEKQWKPNPIHYTISKSKNELISPEQFSARTYQEEIMARVYERYQQILVENNALDFDDLLLVTHRLFRRHERVLEKYQQKYLHVLVDEFQDTNMVQYELTKMLAAAHRNIFVVGDLDQSIYSWRGADYRNVLRFREDYPDHKLIRLSQNYRSTETILTAAQHVIRQNQHRIENELFTERGRGPQIRIVEAYNEWEEARFVADEILRLQSTERISPGDVAVMYRINAQSRILEETFIGRGMPYLLVRGTRFYDRKEIKDALAYLRLVHNPEDSVSLGRVINVPPRAIGQKTIGDLEQWAFQLGTTPWQAIQQVVADEEVGQAEADEANPGADLTAAPFKSRARKSLVAFGQLMNLLISAKKKLTLPELFDLTLARTGYKNFVNDHTPEGEERWENLQELRRVAEEFAGAAGDEALAEFLERVALVSDVDALVEEGAATAMLTLHTAKGLEFPVVFIIGMEEGLCPHSRSFNDVEQMEEERRLTYVGMTRAKDQLYLTRAFRRASYGFEELTIPSSFLADIPAELVDDNSRRSRSGSARTGLAASQPAVSPVSTRWGQSGEVDASPKAASYKAGDQVYHQKFGEGTVIGVEMEGSEEYVQVAFPQQGIKKLAASFAPLEKR, encoded by the coding sequence ATGGACTTTTTGGCAGAACTTAACGAGGCCCAGCAAGAGGCCGTTACCACCGTGGAGGGGCCGATCCTGGCCCTGGCCGGGCCTGGCTCCGGTAAAACGCGGGCGCTCACTCATCGCATTGCTTATTTGATCCGGGCCGGCCACGTGGCTCCCTGGCAGATTGTGGCCGTTACCTTCACCAATAAGGCCGCCCGCGAAATGCGCAGCCGGTTGGAAGAAATGTTGTCCGCGCCCCAGGTCAGTCGTTTGAGCGTGGGCACGTTTCATGCCCTTTGCGCCCGCTGGCTGCGGCAGGAAGTGGAGGTGTTGGGGCAGTACGACCGCAATTTTGTTATTTTTGACAGTAACGACCAACTGGCGGTGGTCAAACGGGCCTTGCGCGAGTTGGACCTGGATGAGAAACAGTGGAAACCCAATCCCATCCACTACACCATTTCCAAATCCAAAAACGAATTGATCTCGCCGGAGCAGTTCTCCGCCCGCACCTACCAAGAAGAGATCATGGCTCGCGTTTACGAACGCTACCAGCAAATTCTGGTGGAAAATAACGCCCTGGATTTTGACGACCTGCTCTTGGTGACGCACCGGCTTTTCCGGCGGCACGAGCGCGTGCTGGAAAAGTACCAGCAAAAATACTTGCACGTTCTGGTTGACGAATTCCAGGACACCAACATGGTGCAGTATGAACTGACCAAAATGCTGGCTGCGGCGCATCGCAACATTTTTGTGGTGGGCGATCTGGATCAAAGCATCTACTCCTGGCGCGGGGCCGATTATCGCAACGTGTTGCGCTTCCGCGAGGATTACCCCGATCACAAGCTGATCCGCCTGTCGCAAAATTATCGTTCCACGGAAACCATTTTAACGGCGGCCCAACACGTGATCCGCCAAAACCAACATCGTATTGAAAACGAGTTGTTCACCGAACGCGGGCGAGGCCCCCAAATTCGTATTGTAGAAGCCTACAACGAGTGGGAAGAGGCCCGCTTTGTGGCGGATGAAATTCTGCGGTTGCAATCAACCGAGAGAATTTCGCCGGGTGACGTGGCGGTGATGTATCGCATCAACGCCCAAAGCCGTATTTTGGAAGAAACTTTTATTGGCCGGGGCATGCCCTACCTGTTGGTGCGCGGCACCCGTTTTTACGACCGCAAGGAGATCAAGGATGCTCTGGCTTACCTGCGCCTGGTGCACAACCCCGAAGACAGCGTGAGCCTGGGCCGGGTGATCAATGTGCCGCCACGGGCCATTGGCCAAAAAACAATCGGCGACCTGGAACAGTGGGCCTTTCAGTTAGGGACTACGCCCTGGCAGGCCATTCAGCAAGTGGTGGCCGATGAAGAGGTCGGCCAGGCTGAAGCCGACGAGGCCAATCCTGGGGCCGACCTTACCGCCGCTCCTTTCAAAAGCAGGGCGCGTAAATCGCTGGTGGCTTTTGGCCAATTGATGAATCTGCTCATCAGCGCCAAAAAGAAACTGACCCTGCCGGAATTGTTTGACCTTACCCTGGCCCGCACCGGCTATAAAAACTTTGTTAATGACCACACCCCGGAGGGTGAAGAGCGTTGGGAGAACTTGCAAGAGCTGCGTCGGGTGGCCGAAGAATTTGCCGGCGCGGCCGGCGACGAGGCCCTGGCCGAATTTTTGGAGCGCGTGGCCCTGGTATCCGATGTGGACGCTCTGGTTGAAGAAGGCGCGGCCACGGCCATGCTCACCCTGCACACGGCCAAGGGCCTGGAGTTTCCGGTGGTCTTCATCATTGGGATGGAAGAGGGCCTGTGCCCCCACAGCCGTAGTTTTAATGATGTGGAACAGATGGAGGAGGAACGCCGGCTGACCTACGTGGGCATGACCCGGGCCAAAGACCAGCTCTATCTCACGCGGGCCTTTCGCCGGGCCAGTTACGGGTTTGAAGAGTTGACCATTCCTTCCAGCTTTTTGGCCGACATCCCGGCTGAGTTGGTGGATGATAATTCGCGGCGATCTCGCTCCGGCTCGGCCAGAACAGGTTTGGCGGCCAGCCAACCGGCGGTTTCACCGGTCAGTACTCGCTGGGGTCAGAGCGGCGAGGTTGACGCTTCGCCTAAGGCGGCCAGTTACAAAGCGGGAGACCAAGTTTACCACCAGAAATTTGGCGAGGGAACGGTGATTGGAGTTGAAATGGAAGGCAGCGAAGAGTACGTGCAGGTGGCTTTTCCCCAGCAGGGTATCAAAAAATTGGCGGCCAGTTTTGCGCCGTTGGAGAAACGGTAA
- a CDS encoding glycerol-3-phosphate acyltransferase, whose product MIYVLSIIAILISYLCGSIPVGYLVARLYGIDVTAAGSGRTGGTNVLRAAGPVAAGLTVLGDMLKGLIPIYLLASAGFPAVVVALAANATVIGHNYSLFLRFRGGVGAGTAIGALAGLSFPVALITGICGLIGLALSGYASILSATIAVFALITLIVSAIIGHTPYAYIVFGAINLAAMFYALRPNFSRLRAGTERKIRRKTENTKPIDE is encoded by the coding sequence GTGATTTACGTCCTCTCAATTATTGCGATTCTGATCTCCTATCTTTGCGGTTCAATTCCGGTTGGTTACCTGGTGGCCCGGCTGTATGGCATTGACGTGACCGCGGCGGGCAGCGGCCGGACCGGCGGCACCAACGTTTTGCGGGCCGCCGGGCCAGTGGCCGCCGGTTTGACCGTGCTGGGAGATATGCTAAAAGGTTTGATCCCCATCTATCTGCTGGCAAGCGCCGGTTTTCCGGCGGTGGTGGTGGCCCTGGCCGCCAATGCCACGGTGATAGGCCACAACTACTCCCTTTTTTTGCGCTTTCGGGGCGGCGTGGGGGCCGGCACAGCCATTGGCGCCCTGGCCGGATTGTCTTTTCCGGTGGCTTTGATCACGGGCATCTGCGGACTGATTGGCCTGGCCTTGAGCGGCTACGCTTCCATCCTTTCGGCCACAATCGCCGTTTTTGCCCTCATTACGTTGATTGTCTCCGCGATAATCGGTCACACTCCCTATGCCTATATTGTCTTTGGCGCCATCAACCTGGCGGCTATGTTTTACGCCCTGCGGCCAAACTTCAGCCGGTTACGGGCCGGCACGGAGCGCAAAATAAGACGCAAAACCGAAAATACCAAGCCTATTGACGAGTAA
- a CDS encoding deoxynucleoside kinase codes for MSEKYFVAVAGNIGVGKSTLTQLLVENLHWTPFYEAVDDNPYLTDFYQDMRQWSFHSQIFFLSSRLRSHREILNHPHPVVQDRSIYEDAEIFARNLYERGNMSERDFNVYRGLYQEFIQFLPPPDLIIYLKASVPTLIERILRRGREFERDVSPLYLQQLNELYDAWIEDFTLCPVLTVPADQLDFVRFDADFSYIQQKVMACLNGRARVYQ; via the coding sequence ATGAGTGAAAAATATTTTGTGGCGGTGGCAGGCAATATTGGCGTTGGCAAAAGCACCCTGACCCAGCTACTGGTCGAAAATTTGCACTGGACGCCATTTTACGAAGCGGTTGACGACAACCCTTATTTAACCGACTTTTACCAGGACATGCGCCAATGGAGTTTCCACTCCCAAATCTTTTTTCTGTCGAGCCGCTTACGTAGCCATCGAGAAATCCTGAACCATCCTCACCCGGTGGTGCAAGACCGCAGCATCTACGAGGACGCCGAGATTTTTGCCCGCAACTTGTACGAACGGGGCAATATGTCGGAGCGAGATTTTAATGTGTATCGCGGCCTGTATCAAGAATTCATCCAGTTTTTGCCCCCGCCGGATTTGATCATTTACCTCAAGGCCAGCGTGCCCACTTTAATTGAGCGAATTTTGCGCCGGGGCCGGGAATTTGAACGGGATGTGTCGCCGCTCTACCTGCAACAGTTGAATGAACTCTATGACGCCTGGATTGAGGATTTTACCCTGTGCCCCGTGCTCACCGTGCCCGCCGACCAATTGGACTTTGTCCGCTTTGATGCCGATTTCAGTTACATTCAACAAAAAGTTATGGCCTGTCTGAACGGCCGGGCCAGGGTGTATCAGTAG